A part of Variovorax sp. HW608 genomic DNA contains:
- the ftsB gene encoding cell division protein FtsB: protein MRSRIVPIILVLLLLLVQWQLWTGRGSVPDVAQLQEKLAEQKQSNARAALANERLESEVNDLKEGLEMVEERARQELGMVKPNEVFVQITK from the coding sequence ATGCGCTCCCGCATCGTCCCGATCATCCTGGTCCTGCTGCTGCTGCTGGTTCAGTGGCAGCTCTGGACCGGGCGCGGCAGCGTGCCCGACGTGGCGCAACTGCAGGAAAAGCTCGCCGAACAAAAACAGTCCAACGCGCGCGCCGCGTTGGCGAACGAGCGCCTGGAGTCCGAGGTCAACGATCTGAAGGAAGGGCTCGAGATGGTCGAGGAGCGGGCCCGGCAGGAGCTAGGGATGGTCAAGCCCAATGAAGTTTTCGTCCAGATCACGAAGTGA